The Methanomicrobiales archaeon genome contains the following window.
TTGCCACGGTCTTCGTCGCCCCCACGGCCCGGATCGCGCAGGTGCTCCAGCGCCGCCTGGCGGGCGAGGGTCTGCCTTTCATCCCCTCGTCCATCACGACGCTGCGGGATCTCGCCCGCACCCTCTTCGAGGCCCATGCGGCGGATGCATCCCCTCTCTCCGACATCGAGGTGAAACTGGTTCTCGCGCATCTCCTCTCCGTGAACCGCGAACGGCTGCCGATCTTCTACTCCCGCGGCTCCCCTTCTCCCAGGCTCGTCAGCGACCTGCAGACGCTCGTCTCCGTCCTCATAACCCGGAAGGTCCCCTATCCGGATTGCCTGGGCGACCTGCAGAGCGGGAAGAGCGATCAGATCCGGTGTATCTTCGATGCCTACACCCGCTACCTGGAGGAGAACCGCCGGGTCGATGGTGATACCGTCCTGCGGTGGGCGATCCGGTGGCTGGCGGATCACCCCTCGTTCCGCTACCGCGCAATCTTCTTCTACGGACTCTACGAGCCCCTGCCGCTCGAGCGGGAGTTCATCCGCGCCCTGCAGGACCATGCGGAGACCCGCGTCTGCTCGCTCTCCTCCGGCGGCGACGCCCGAGTCTTCCCGGACGGCGGCTCCTGGCTGAATCCGGACACTGTCCATGCCGTCGAGCCGGGTTCCCCCCTCCGATCGAATATCGCCGCCATCTTCTCCCCGCGTCCCCGGTGGGATGCATCCCCCCGGATCGCCATCGGCACCCGCAGGGACCGCACGACCGAGATCCGTTCCATCGCAGAGGAGATCCGCTCCCTGATCGACGCCGGGGTGGCCCCCGGTGAGATCGCCGTCGCCTTCCCCGATCTCTCGCGGGGCGTCGCACGGGTCTCGGGCGTCTTCCCGGACTTCGGGATCCCCTTCGACGCCGCCAGCGGTGAACCCCTGGCGCAGTCGCGGATCGTCCAGACGGTCTTCCAGGTCCTGGCGGTCGCCGCGTTCGACTACCGCCGGGAGCACGTGGTCGCGCTCCTGAAGTCCCCCTACATCCGCTACACCTGGAACTACCGGGGCCGCACCGCCCGCCTCTCCGCGGACGACGTGGATGTCGAGTCCCGGATCTCCCGCATCCTCGGGGGGCGGGCGGAATGGCTCCTCCACCTGGACGCCCGCCTTCGAACGATCCGGGAGGCATCCCCGGGGAGCGGCGGGCAGGCCCTCGCACACCTGGAGCGCATGCGGGACGGCCTCCTCCGACTCTTCGAGGATCTGAAGGCGCTGGAGGGGGAAAAGAGCATCGGGGGGCACGTCTCCGCCCTCCGCTTCCTCCTCAACCGCCTGGAGTATCCCCGCGATCTGGCAACCGGCGGTGCAGCTGCCCGGGAGAACGCCGATCTCGCGCAGATCGCCGCCATCCTGGACGCCCTGGAGCGCTTCTCCGACGCCCACCCGCCCCTGACCCTGCCCGACTTCCACCGCCTCCTCTCCACGCTCGTCTCGGATGCCCGCAGCACTCCGCTGCGGAACCCGCACGCGGTCCAGGTGCTGGGCATCCGCGAGCTGGCCCATGCTTCGTTCGCCTATACCTTCATCGCGGATCTCGTCGAGGGGGAGATGCCCCGCCTGACGACCCGCCTCCCGTTCACGAACGATCAGGAGATCCGCCGGATGGGGACGCGGACACGGGCTGAGGTCCTCCGCGAGGAGCGCTACCACTTCATCGCTGCGCTCCTCGCGGGGAGGGAGGGTGTGTACCTGAGCTCCGCGGAATCCGACGGCGATTCCGTCCTGATCTCCTCGCGGTTCCTGGTCGACCTCATGGCGGCCGCGACGGTTCGCCCCTGGGATGCGGCTCCCTGCCGCCACTCCCTCCTGGACGCCGACACCCGCCTGGGGGCGGCCCTCTCCTCGGGAGCGGCGCCCGCGCCCCACCGCGACCTTGCGGATATCGTCTCCCGCCTGAACGTCGAGAACTGCGACCGGCGGGGTAGCTACCGCTCCGCCCACGACGGTGTGCTCTCGGGGGACGCGGCGATCTGCGCGGAGCTCGGGCATGCGTTCGACCGGCAGCAGGTCTACTCCCCCACCATGCTCGAGACCTATGCCGCCTGTCCCTTCCGCTTCTACCTCCGCTACGTCCTGCACCTGGAGCCCTTCCCGGACCTCGAACCGGAACTCACCGCGAAGGAGCGGGGCAGTCTCCTCCACGAGATCGCCTTCCGTTTCTTCACGGAGTGGCGGTCATCGGGCCATGGAGCGATCACGGAGGTCCACCTCCCTCGGGCGCTGGAGACCGTCTCCGCTGTGGCCCGGAGGTGCATGGAGCGCTACGCCCGGGACAGCCCGCTCTGGGAGGCGACCCGGGAGGAGTTCCTGGGCCAGAACGGCATGGGCCCCGGGCTCCTGGAGCAATTTCTGCGGTACGAGAGCGGCACGTCCTCCTTCCTGCCCGCGCACTTCGAGTTCTCCTTCGGGCTCCCTA
Protein-coding sequences here:
- a CDS encoding PD-(D/E)XK nuclease family protein, with protein sequence MSRTALYLALPGENLDALFSEFREVLRDHPFATVFVAPTARIAQVLQRRLAGEGLPFIPSSITTLRDLARTLFEAHAADASPLSDIEVKLVLAHLLSVNRERLPIFYSRGSPSPRLVSDLQTLVSVLITRKVPYPDCLGDLQSGKSDQIRCIFDAYTRYLEENRRVDGDTVLRWAIRWLADHPSFRYRAIFFYGLYEPLPLEREFIRALQDHAETRVCSLSSGGDARVFPDGGSWLNPDTVHAVEPGSPLRSNIAAIFSPRPRWDASPRIAIGTRRDRTTEIRSIAEEIRSLIDAGVAPGEIAVAFPDLSRGVARVSGVFPDFGIPFDAASGEPLAQSRIVQTVFQVLAVAAFDYRREHVVALLKSPYIRYTWNYRGRTARLSADDVDVESRISRILGGRAEWLLHLDARLRTIREASPGSGGQALAHLERMRDGLLRLFEDLKALEGEKSIGGHVSALRFLLNRLEYPRDLATGGAAARENADLAQIAAILDALERFSDAHPPLTLPDFHRLLSTLVSDARSTPLRNPHAVQVLGIRELAHASFAYTFIADLVEGEMPRLTTRLPFTNDQEIRRMGTRTRAEVLREERYHFIAALLAGREGVYLSSAESDGDSVLISSRFLVDLMAAATVRPWDAAPCRHSLLDADTRLGAALSSGAAPAPHRDLADIVSRLNVENCDRRGSYRSAHDGVLSGDAAICAELGHAFDRQQVYSPTMLETYAACPFRFYLRYVLHLEPFPDLEPELTAKERGSLLHEIAFRFFTEWRSSGHGAITEVHLPRALETVSAVARRCMERYARDSPLWEATREEFLGQNGMGPGLLEQFLRYESGTSSFLPAHFEFSFGLPIAEGGCDAASVPDPVPLGDDDAILIRGKIDRVDMAEDGSFVILDYKTGGVHPRFRDIRDGVSFQLPLYIAALERLTKRRGIGGVYYTVRPRKIRKYAALWDPSCANAFAPFSKDASCRDEDFRRVLADSLANARRHTANIRSGLFHPAAEIDRCPSFCEYATVCRFDPLRILELRREEGADDAH